One stretch of Thermococcus sp. 21S9 DNA includes these proteins:
- a CDS encoding UPF0175 family protein, producing MEDLWIVKEFEKVAELMPEKALRLIKKDPDLLKEIVISAYLDEIISLGKAAEVLGVTREELMEEFKKRGIPIRTPDREDVLSEVEVITCL from the coding sequence ATGGAGGACCTGTGGATTGTTAAAGAGTTTGAAAAAGTGGCGGAGTTAATGCCAGAGAAAGCCCTCCGCCTTATAAAGAAGGACCCCGACCTCTTAAAGGAAATAGTAATCTCAGCGTATCTTGATGAAATCATAAGCCTCGGAAAAGCCGCAGAGGTCCTCGGGGTAACGAGGGAGGAGCTTATGGAGGAGTTTAAAAAACGGGGAATCCCCATCAGAACTCCCGACAGAGAAGACGTTCTCTCAGAGGTGGAGGTTATAACGTGTTTGTAG
- a CDS encoding DUF3368 domain-containing protein produces the protein MFVVDTTVLSNFAKTNSMDVLGKILSETALTTPHVVEEFMVGVKRGRYPPVEITLHIAELTPEEERLYQLLRAKLGKGESSCIAVAKHRGLILLSDDYDARKKARLLGVKVSGTIGVLVLGVKKGILTLEEGNELLEKMIETGFYSPVKRLEEVMPASSP, from the coding sequence GTGTTTGTAGTGGACACAACGGTGTTGTCCAATTTTGCAAAGACGAATTCGATGGACGTTCTTGGGAAAATTCTCAGTGAAACAGCGCTAACAACTCCCCACGTTGTTGAGGAATTTATGGTGGGAGTTAAGCGAGGCAGGTATCCTCCAGTTGAAATCACCCTACATATCGCAGAGCTCACTCCTGAGGAAGAAAGATTATACCAGCTCCTTCGCGCGAAGCTGGGAAAGGGAGAATCATCTTGCATAGCTGTCGCAAAACACAGGGGGTTAATTTTGCTCAGCGATGACTACGACGCGCGAAAGAAGGCGAGACTGCTTGGGGTCAAAGTGTCGGGGACGATAGGAGTTCTCGTGCTTGGAGTCAAGAAAGGCATTCTGACGTTGGAAGAAGGCAATGAGTTGCTGGAGAAAATGATTGAAACAGGCTTCTACTCTCCCGTGAAAAGACTTGAAGAAGTTATGCCCGCTTCCTCACCTTGA
- the arcS gene encoding archaeosine synthase subunit alpha, producing MEVIKHEGPGRLGLVRLGDYSFRTPALAEVDFTLSPFNSFFHPDEPGDYDFNLAPSIPLGFYTPAEVIEKALGRLWSVNYEGFNAFYLPALRRTEYLEEFFKIIERHNFDAVYLGNSKILVKEYRYFVKILRALRERFPNLMIIADLEPFFYPLAVYLGVDAFDTRSLKLYDFEGKGFTQYSPFLWGKEPNSLDFARETILLVRKALENGKLRYLVENLFYTQYHAGILRIADLEHADYLEKYTPIQKETVYFISDASIRRPEVKRWHSRVLERFTPPKNTELVLLFPCSAKKPYSFSRSHTLYRRAVKEALGSGTARVHELILTSPFGVVPREWEWLAKYDIVVTGHWSEEEIKPAAELLAKTLEKYPKDVPIVAHLDEAYVEIARLAGELSGREIIFTRVEGGTTSRESLKSLTETLREFHLEGTKEDRTYRYFENIRKVFDFYFGAGAGEAVLPDNGHVKGSKMLRLFVENQQTGTFREGVISVTPFGMQRIYDSLKAYWVKIDFDLRGDVFAVGVNEADERIRPDDIVGVVRDEKVVGVGKAVLAGEEMIRAKKGVAVKVRKRA from the coding sequence ATGGAAGTCATCAAACACGAAGGTCCCGGCAGGCTTGGGTTAGTTCGCTTAGGGGATTACTCCTTCAGGACCCCCGCCTTGGCAGAGGTAGACTTCACGCTCTCCCCCTTCAACTCCTTCTTCCACCCTGACGAGCCCGGCGACTACGACTTCAACCTTGCCCCCTCAATTCCGCTTGGCTTCTACACTCCCGCTGAAGTTATCGAGAAGGCCCTTGGAAGGCTCTGGAGCGTTAATTATGAAGGCTTCAACGCCTTCTATTTGCCAGCCCTGAGGAGAACCGAGTACCTCGAGGAGTTCTTCAAAATAATCGAGCGCCACAACTTCGATGCCGTCTACCTCGGCAACTCCAAAATCCTCGTCAAGGAGTACCGCTACTTCGTTAAAATCCTCCGCGCGCTCCGCGAGAGGTTCCCCAACCTGATGATTATAGCGGATTTGGAGCCGTTCTTCTATCCGTTAGCAGTTTACCTGGGTGTTGACGCCTTTGACACGCGCTCGCTCAAGCTCTACGACTTCGAGGGCAAGGGCTTCACCCAGTACAGCCCGTTCCTCTGGGGCAAGGAACCCAACTCCCTCGACTTCGCGAGAGAGACGATACTCCTTGTGAGAAAGGCCCTTGAGAACGGTAAGCTCCGCTACCTCGTGGAGAACCTGTTCTACACCCAGTACCACGCGGGAATTCTCCGCATAGCGGATTTGGAGCACGCCGATTACCTTGAGAAGTACACGCCGATTCAGAAGGAGACGGTCTATTTCATCAGCGACGCCTCGATTAGGAGGCCCGAGGTCAAGCGCTGGCACTCCCGCGTCCTCGAGCGCTTCACTCCTCCGAAGAACACCGAGCTGGTTCTTCTCTTCCCATGCTCGGCCAAGAAGCCCTACTCCTTCTCCCGCTCGCACACCCTCTACAGGCGCGCCGTGAAGGAAGCTTTAGGCTCAGGAACGGCCAGGGTTCACGAGCTAATCCTCACTTCACCCTTCGGCGTCGTTCCGAGGGAGTGGGAGTGGCTGGCAAAGTACGACATAGTCGTCACCGGCCACTGGAGCGAGGAGGAGATTAAGCCGGCCGCCGAACTCCTCGCGAAGACCCTCGAGAAGTACCCGAAGGACGTTCCGATAGTAGCGCACCTCGACGAGGCCTACGTCGAGATAGCGAGGCTCGCGGGAGAGCTCTCGGGTAGGGAGATAATATTCACCCGTGTCGAGGGTGGAACGACGAGCAGGGAAAGCCTGAAGTCCCTCACCGAGACCCTGAGGGAGTTCCACCTTGAGGGGACGAAGGAGGACAGGACCTACCGCTATTTCGAGAACATAAGGAAGGTCTTCGACTTCTACTTTGGCGCTGGAGCAGGAGAGGCCGTCCTTCCCGATAACGGCCACGTTAAAGGCTCTAAAATGCTCCGCCTCTTCGTTGAGAACCAGCAGACGGGAACCTTTAGAGAAGGTGTCATAAGCGTCACGCCCTTTGGAATGCAGAGGATTTACGACTCCCTCAAAGCCTATTGGGTGAAGATTGACTTCGACCTGCGCGGTGACGTCTTCGCGGTCGGCGTGAACGAGGCCGACGAGAGGATTCGCCCCGACGACATAGTCGGCGTCGTGAGGGACGAGAAGGTCGTCGGCGTCGGCAAGGCCGTTCTCGCTGGAGAGGAGATGATTAGGGCAAAGAAGGGCGTTGCCGTCAAGGTGAGGAAGCGGGCATAA
- a CDS encoding coiled-coil protein has translation MPTVKVDPEEIKRIKRELEALEKERNEIRAKLDELEKELQTWIQKRDEKNKEVQQLRQKGREYKAKRDEINQKIKELKKNREEINAKLDLLYQEILEYRTKRDEYNQLRRLRMPPEKIQERIEKLEWELQTNPNITPEREKQIVDQIQVLATELEIIQQADRFHKKLVETRKKVDQLKKARKAISLEIQKLANQSQQYHEQMIQAFNKADEVKKEADEYHAKVVELREKVREVRRELRAIEKKIREYDEKHKELIAYRLVARMRSKKDASFERAVEALEKFKRGEKLTLDELLLLQRYNLV, from the coding sequence ATGCCAACGGTTAAAGTGGACCCAGAGGAGATTAAGAGAATCAAGAGAGAATTGGAGGCCCTTGAAAAGGAGAGAAACGAGATAAGGGCCAAACTTGATGAGCTCGAGAAGGAGCTCCAGACCTGGATTCAGAAGAGGGACGAGAAGAACAAGGAAGTCCAGCAGTTGAGGCAGAAGGGCAGGGAGTACAAGGCGAAGAGGGACGAGATAAACCAGAAGATAAAGGAGCTCAAGAAGAACAGGGAGGAAATCAACGCCAAGCTCGACCTCCTCTACCAGGAAATCCTTGAGTACAGGACGAAGAGGGACGAGTACAACCAGCTCAGAAGGCTCCGCATGCCTCCGGAGAAGATACAGGAGAGGATAGAGAAGCTCGAGTGGGAGCTCCAGACCAACCCGAACATCACCCCCGAGAGGGAGAAGCAGATAGTCGACCAGATACAGGTTCTCGCGACCGAGCTTGAGATAATCCAGCAGGCCGACAGGTTCCACAAGAAGCTCGTCGAGACGAGGAAGAAGGTTGACCAGCTCAAGAAGGCCAGGAAGGCCATAAGCCTTGAGATACAGAAGCTCGCCAACCAGAGCCAGCAGTACCACGAGCAGATGATTCAGGCCTTCAACAAGGCCGACGAGGTCAAGAAGGAGGCCGACGAGTACCACGCCAAGGTCGTCGAGCTCCGCGAGAAGGTTAGGGAGGTCAGGAGGGAGCTCCGCGCCATCGAGAAGAAGATTCGCGAGTACGACGAGAAGCACAAGGAGCTCATAGCTTACAGGCTCGTCGCAAGGATGCGCTCCAAGAAGGACGCAAGCTTCGAGAGGGCAGTTGAGGCCCTTGAGAAGTTCAAGCGCGGTGAGAAGCTCACCCTCGACGAACTGTTGCTCCTCCAGCGCTACAACCTCGTGTGA
- a CDS encoding ATP-dependent Clp protease proteolytic subunit — protein MSDAASGFFGSLIWWLFFLYLLLWPQMQYRSLQIARARILQRLSRNRGSTVITMIHRQESIGLFGIPFYRFISMEDSEEILRAIRMAPKDKPIDLIIHTPGGLVLAATQIAKALKDHPAETRVIVPHYAMSGGTLIALAADKIIMDPHAVLGPVDPQLGQYPGPSIVRAVEKKGVEKVDDQTLILADVAEKAIKQVRDFVYHLLKDRYGEEKARELAQILTEGRWTHDYPITYEHAKELGLHVSTDVPEEVYALMELYKQPMRQRGTVEFMPYPQKAENSK, from the coding sequence ATGAGCGACGCGGCAAGCGGGTTCTTTGGCTCGCTTATATGGTGGCTTTTCTTCCTGTACCTGCTCCTATGGCCTCAGATGCAGTACAGGAGCCTTCAGATAGCTAGGGCAAGAATCCTCCAACGGCTTTCCCGCAACAGGGGCTCGACGGTAATAACGATGATTCACAGGCAGGAGAGCATAGGACTCTTTGGCATACCCTTCTACCGCTTCATCAGCATGGAAGACAGCGAGGAAATCCTCAGGGCTATCAGAATGGCCCCCAAGGACAAGCCCATTGACCTGATAATCCACACGCCAGGGGGACTCGTCCTCGCGGCGACCCAGATAGCCAAGGCCCTTAAGGACCACCCTGCTGAGACCCGCGTGATAGTCCCGCACTACGCCATGAGCGGTGGAACGCTTATAGCCCTCGCGGCGGACAAGATAATAATGGACCCGCACGCGGTTCTCGGCCCGGTCGACCCACAGCTCGGCCAGTACCCGGGACCGAGCATAGTCAGGGCCGTCGAGAAGAAGGGCGTTGAAAAGGTGGACGACCAGACGCTAATCCTTGCCGACGTGGCTGAGAAGGCCATAAAGCAGGTTCGCGACTTCGTCTACCACCTCCTCAAGGACAGGTACGGCGAGGAGAAAGCGAGAGAGCTGGCACAGATACTCACCGAGGGCAGGTGGACGCACGACTACCCGATTACCTACGAGCACGCCAAAGAGCTCGGCCTCCACGTGAGCACCGACGTTCCCGAGGAAGTTTACGCCCTCATGGAGCTCTACAAGCAACCGATGAGACAGAGGGGAACGGTGGAGTTCATGCCCTACCCCCAGAAGGCCGAGAACTCGAAGTGA
- the arcC gene encoding carbamate kinase, whose product MKRVVIALGGNAILQRGQKGTYEEQMENVRKTARQIADIIEKGYEVVITHGNGPQVGALLLHMDAGQQVYGIPAQPMDVAGAMTQGQIGYMIQQALINELRARGIERPVATIVTQTLVDKNDPAFQNPSKPVGPFYDEETAKKLAKEKGWVVVEDSGRGWRRVVPSPDPKGHVEAPVIQDLVEKGFIVIASGGGGVPVVEEDGRLKGVEAVIDKDLAGEKLAEEVKADIFMILTDVNGAAINFGKPDERWLERVTVGELRKYYEEGHFKKGSMGPKVLAVIRFVEWGGERGIIASLDKAVEALDGKTGTQVVKD is encoded by the coding sequence ATGAAGAGAGTCGTCATAGCCCTTGGCGGTAATGCAATCCTCCAGCGAGGTCAAAAAGGCACTTACGAGGAGCAGATGGAGAACGTGAGAAAGACGGCCAGACAGATAGCGGATATAATCGAGAAGGGCTACGAGGTCGTTATAACACACGGAAACGGCCCGCAGGTCGGTGCTCTGCTCCTCCACATGGACGCGGGCCAGCAGGTCTACGGCATTCCAGCTCAACCGATGGACGTGGCCGGAGCAATGACGCAGGGGCAGATTGGCTACATGATACAGCAGGCCCTAATCAACGAGCTCCGCGCGCGCGGGATTGAGAGGCCAGTCGCAACGATAGTGACCCAGACGCTGGTGGATAAGAACGACCCTGCCTTCCAGAACCCGAGCAAGCCCGTCGGGCCCTTCTACGACGAGGAGACCGCCAAAAAGCTCGCGAAGGAGAAGGGCTGGGTTGTCGTTGAGGACTCCGGAAGGGGCTGGAGAAGGGTGGTGCCGAGCCCTGACCCCAAGGGGCACGTCGAGGCCCCCGTAATTCAGGACCTGGTGGAGAAGGGCTTCATAGTCATCGCGAGCGGTGGCGGTGGCGTTCCCGTTGTGGAGGAGGACGGAAGGCTGAAGGGCGTCGAGGCTGTCATAGACAAGGATTTGGCCGGGGAGAAGCTGGCGGAGGAAGTCAAGGCCGATATCTTCATGATTCTCACCGACGTCAACGGCGCGGCAATAAACTTCGGTAAGCCGGACGAGAGGTGGCTTGAGAGGGTTACCGTCGGGGAGCTGAGGAAGTACTACGAGGAAGGCCACTTCAAGAAGGGAAGCATGGGGCCGAAGGTTCTGGCGGTGATAAGGTTCGTCGAGTGGGGAGGTGAGAGGGGAATAATAGCCTCGCTCGATAAAGCAGTGGAGGCCCTCGATGGGAAGACGGGAACCCAGGTTGTAAAGGACTGA
- a CDS encoding NAD(P)/FAD-dependent oxidoreductase, with the protein MRAVVIGSGIGGLLTASFLAKNGYDVTVLEKSPKIGGRFANLPYMGFGLSTGAFHMLPHGEDGPLAYLLKLLNANVQIVNSNPKGMIFYGGRTFHYREGWKYLSFTEKAKATKLLLDVKRNKLPEGEEAEMSGREWIREKIGDNEFVDLFIRSFLGWADSVLDVPAGELAREIKAALKWGGPGLIRGGCSAVTNELARIVERNGGRVLTRKRVVEVDVEEKKAITAEGEEFPYDVLVSNIGINETVELIGRDNFDSDYLKRVDSLKPSEGIKYNVALKGKPRIGNTVVFTLDTERINGYNEPSSLSPELAREGYTLIMLHHALQSKNVKAERRKGIEDIYRIFPNLDSEGEILLVQTYLDGNPVNRVASGQVVEDFPVKDVYVVGDAYKPPGGIEVEGIALGVMRTLERLGLGSFSEWYL; encoded by the coding sequence ATGAGGGCTGTGGTCATAGGGTCGGGCATCGGCGGGCTCTTAACCGCTTCATTTCTCGCCAAGAACGGCTATGATGTTACCGTTCTCGAAAAGTCACCAAAAATCGGCGGACGCTTCGCGAACCTTCCGTACATGGGCTTTGGTCTCTCCACCGGTGCCTTCCACATGCTCCCCCACGGCGAGGACGGGCCATTAGCTTATCTCCTCAAGCTCCTCAACGCAAACGTTCAAATCGTCAACTCCAACCCGAAGGGCATGATTTTCTATGGGGGCAGAACGTTCCACTACCGCGAGGGCTGGAAGTACTTGAGCTTCACCGAGAAGGCCAAAGCGACGAAGTTGCTCCTCGACGTGAAGAGGAACAAACTCCCAGAGGGAGAAGAGGCCGAGATGAGCGGGCGCGAGTGGATTCGGGAGAAGATAGGCGACAACGAGTTCGTTGACCTCTTCATCAGGAGCTTCCTTGGCTGGGCCGACAGCGTCCTCGACGTCCCGGCCGGAGAGCTGGCGAGGGAAATCAAGGCCGCGCTTAAATGGGGCGGACCGGGACTTATCAGGGGCGGTTGTAGCGCCGTAACTAACGAACTCGCGAGAATCGTCGAGCGGAACGGGGGCAGGGTTCTAACGCGGAAGAGAGTTGTTGAAGTCGATGTTGAGGAGAAGAAGGCAATCACCGCCGAAGGCGAGGAGTTCCCCTATGACGTTCTCGTTTCCAACATTGGGATAAATGAGACCGTCGAGCTGATTGGGAGGGACAACTTCGACAGCGATTACCTGAAGCGCGTTGACTCGCTGAAGCCGAGCGAGGGCATTAAATACAACGTCGCCCTGAAAGGGAAGCCGAGGATAGGTAACACCGTCGTGTTTACCCTCGACACAGAGAGGATAAACGGCTACAACGAGCCCTCCTCGCTCAGTCCCGAGCTTGCCAGGGAAGGTTACACCCTGATAATGCTCCACCACGCCTTGCAGAGTAAAAACGTCAAGGCCGAGCGGAGGAAGGGCATTGAGGACATCTACAGAATCTTCCCGAACCTCGATAGCGAGGGCGAAATCCTTCTCGTTCAGACCTACCTCGACGGAAACCCCGTGAACAGGGTCGCCAGCGGTCAGGTTGTCGAGGACTTTCCGGTAAAGGATGTTTACGTCGTCGGCGATGCCTACAAGCCCCCCGGCGGGATAGAGGTTGAGGGGATAGCGCTGGGCGTGATGAGGACGCTTGAGAGACTCGGTCTCGGAAGCTTTTCGGAATGGTATTTGTGA
- the gor gene encoding glyceraldehyde-3-phosphate:ferredoxin oxidoreductase encodes MKFTVLRLKLDERRVESEEYEKDNVYGVIDYGLELHEALGTHSIDPYDPKNVVVMGMGPFSGSALPGAHRLMFFFRSPLYGTLFPSAMGGAAYAFKNVGVDFVTFEGRAEKPVVVLLYNDGENIKVELHEIELEKVIEVWRDYKGEEGVYALTQYLIEAFGGRFDFEYRIAVVGPASLNTNYGAIFSQALRKGQRLVGSEDWAARGGSGSVLLRAHNVVGIIFGGKPRKREFPGEDISNFRTAKGIVEGVHKKPYNEVVSEKTTKYRFNPKLNTGGTFGGNYPAEGDFVPILNWQMPYIPKEERIKIHENIMKHYWEPFNEEAIKPKNWTTCGEPCPVVCKKYRNGHHVEYEPYEANGPLSGSISLRASDISVHAVDAMGFDAIEFGGTAAWVLELIHRGLLKPEEVGLSGNPEFTKEALIERPVEASEVNARLVAELAHRVAFGENEIARIIGLGKRKASVIFDERFKDRLKYGESFKDYAVFTPLGEDGEMTPTMYWAIGNYIPLPIQGRYWTFYQFGVFLEPEELAQRIIASALWEFWYDNVGWCRFHRGWMKPVLKALFMDAYGQNIDMEEHAKRQLKRLIEYARKAGYTPVFWDSMRVIDLVSAGSEEFGNEKWAEKFRLDKVGTAKEYLSRVLETYSEILGVEWRL; translated from the coding sequence ATGAAGTTCACGGTTCTCCGGCTCAAGCTGGACGAGAGAAGGGTTGAAAGCGAGGAATACGAGAAGGATAACGTTTACGGCGTCATAGATTACGGTCTTGAGCTTCACGAGGCACTCGGGACTCATTCCATTGACCCCTATGACCCGAAGAACGTCGTCGTGATGGGAATGGGGCCGTTCTCGGGTTCGGCCCTTCCTGGAGCACACAGGCTCATGTTCTTCTTCCGCTCACCCCTCTACGGCACGCTGTTCCCCTCGGCAATGGGCGGTGCCGCCTACGCCTTCAAGAACGTTGGCGTTGACTTCGTGACCTTCGAGGGCAGGGCCGAGAAGCCAGTTGTTGTTCTCCTCTACAACGACGGCGAGAACATTAAAGTTGAGCTCCACGAGATTGAGCTCGAGAAGGTCATCGAGGTCTGGAGAGACTACAAGGGCGAGGAGGGTGTCTATGCTCTCACCCAGTACCTCATAGAGGCCTTTGGAGGGCGCTTTGACTTCGAGTACCGGATAGCGGTCGTTGGTCCAGCTTCCCTCAACACCAACTACGGTGCGATATTCTCTCAGGCCCTCAGGAAGGGCCAGCGCCTCGTCGGTAGCGAGGACTGGGCCGCAAGGGGTGGCTCTGGAAGCGTTCTGCTGAGGGCTCACAACGTTGTGGGCATAATCTTCGGCGGAAAGCCGAGGAAGAGGGAATTCCCGGGCGAGGACATCTCTAACTTCAGGACGGCGAAAGGCATAGTCGAGGGCGTCCACAAGAAGCCCTACAACGAGGTCGTAAGCGAGAAGACCACCAAGTATCGCTTCAATCCAAAGCTCAACACCGGCGGAACCTTCGGCGGAAACTATCCGGCCGAAGGGGACTTCGTTCCGATACTCAACTGGCAGATGCCCTACATTCCGAAGGAGGAGCGCATAAAAATCCACGAGAACATAATGAAGCACTACTGGGAGCCCTTCAACGAGGAAGCAATAAAGCCCAAGAACTGGACGACCTGTGGCGAACCTTGTCCTGTGGTCTGCAAGAAGTACCGCAACGGCCACCACGTCGAGTACGAGCCCTACGAGGCCAACGGACCGCTCAGCGGAAGCATAAGCCTCCGCGCCAGCGACATAAGCGTCCACGCCGTCGATGCTATGGGTTTCGACGCGATAGAGTTCGGAGGAACCGCCGCGTGGGTTCTTGAGCTTATCCACCGCGGGCTCCTCAAGCCAGAGGAGGTCGGCCTAAGCGGAAATCCGGAGTTCACGAAGGAAGCCCTAATCGAGCGTCCTGTCGAGGCGAGCGAGGTCAACGCCAGGCTCGTGGCTGAACTGGCACACCGCGTAGCCTTCGGCGAGAACGAGATAGCGAGGATAATCGGTCTCGGCAAGAGGAAGGCGAGCGTAATCTTCGACGAGCGCTTCAAGGACAGGCTCAAGTACGGCGAGAGCTTCAAGGACTACGCGGTCTTCACTCCGCTCGGCGAGGACGGCGAGATGACGCCCACGATGTACTGGGCGATAGGCAACTACATACCGCTCCCGATTCAGGGTCGCTACTGGACCTTCTACCAGTTCGGCGTCTTCCTCGAGCCGGAGGAGCTGGCGCAGAGAATAATCGCTTCAGCCCTATGGGAGTTCTGGTACGACAACGTCGGCTGGTGTCGCTTCCACAGGGGCTGGATGAAGCCGGTCTTGAAGGCGCTCTTCATGGACGCCTACGGCCAGAACATCGACATGGAGGAGCACGCGAAGAGACAGCTCAAGAGGCTCATCGAGTACGCGAGGAAGGCCGGCTACACCCCGGTCTTCTGGGACAGCATGCGTGTCATAGACCTCGTTTCGGCCGGCAGTGAGGAGTTCGGAAACGAGAAGTGGGCCGAGAAGTTCAGGCTTGACAAGGTTGGCACGGCAAAGGAGTATTTGAGCAGGGTTTTAGAGACCTACAGCGAGATTCTTGGAGTTGAGTGGAGGCTCTGA
- the fbp gene encoding fructose-1,6-bisphosphate aldolase/phosphatase, with amino-acid sequence MAVGEKITISVIKADIGGWPGHSRVHPQLIETAEEVLAKAKEEGTIIDFYVAYAGDDLQLIMTHKKGVDSPDVHGLAWKAFEEATKVAKELGLYGAGQDLLKDAFSGNVRGMGPGVAEMEITLRKSEPIVTFHMDKTEPGAFNLPIFRMFADPFNTAGLVIDPKMHAGFRFEVWDILKHKRVILNTPEEVYDLLALIGAKSRYVIKRVYPKEGHPLPKDEPVAVVSTEKLYEIAGEYVGKDDPVAIVRAQSGLPALGEVLEPFAFPHLVSGWMRGSHNGPIMPVPMNYANPTRFDGPPRVVALGWQISPEGKLVGPVDLFDDPAYDYARQKALEITEYMRRHGPFEPHRLPLEDMEYTTLPGVLKRLEERFEDIE; translated from the coding sequence ATGGCCGTTGGAGAAAAGATAACGATTAGCGTAATCAAGGCCGACATAGGTGGCTGGCCGGGGCACTCCAGGGTGCACCCACAGCTGATAGAAACCGCGGAGGAAGTCCTTGCCAAGGCCAAGGAGGAAGGCACGATAATCGACTTCTACGTGGCCTACGCGGGCGACGACCTCCAGCTCATCATGACCCACAAGAAGGGCGTTGACAGCCCCGACGTTCACGGACTCGCCTGGAAGGCCTTCGAGGAGGCAACCAAGGTCGCCAAGGAGCTCGGCCTCTACGGCGCCGGACAGGACCTCCTCAAGGACGCCTTCAGCGGAAACGTCCGCGGAATGGGGCCCGGTGTGGCAGAGATGGAGATTACCCTCAGGAAGAGCGAGCCGATAGTGACCTTCCACATGGACAAGACCGAGCCCGGCGCGTTTAACCTGCCGATATTCAGGATGTTCGCCGACCCGTTCAACACTGCCGGTCTGGTCATTGACCCCAAGATGCACGCCGGCTTCCGCTTCGAGGTCTGGGACATCCTCAAGCACAAGCGCGTCATACTCAACACCCCTGAGGAAGTCTACGACCTTCTCGCACTCATTGGAGCTAAGAGCAGGTACGTCATCAAGCGCGTTTACCCGAAGGAGGGCCACCCGCTCCCGAAGGACGAGCCGGTAGCTGTTGTCAGCACCGAGAAGCTCTACGAGATTGCCGGCGAGTACGTTGGCAAGGACGACCCGGTCGCCATAGTCAGGGCCCAGAGCGGACTTCCGGCCCTTGGTGAGGTCCTCGAGCCCTTCGCGTTCCCGCACCTCGTCAGCGGATGGATGAGGGGCTCCCACAACGGCCCGATAATGCCCGTTCCGATGAACTACGCCAACCCGACCAGGTTCGACGGACCCCCGCGCGTCGTCGCGCTCGGCTGGCAGATAAGCCCCGAAGGAAAGCTCGTCGGCCCGGTTGACCTCTTCGACGACCCGGCCTACGACTACGCCAGGCAGAAGGCCCTCGAGATTACCGAGTACATGCGCAGGCACGGCCCGTTCGAGCCCCACAGGCTCCCGCTCGAGGACATGGAGTACACCACCCTGCCGGGCGTGCTGAAGAGGCTTGAGGAGCGCTTTGAGGACATCGAGTGA
- a CDS encoding DMT family transporter: MSRKHAVGAVLLWSTVASAFKLSLRYMSPFQLLFWAFLTSFLFYGFLYRKNFRISRENLRSAYLGFVLLLYYSVLFSAYDLLPAQEAQALNYTWPLVLVLLSVPLLDERLTARTLTGLLLGFSGALIVATRGNVLSLDFSNPIGDALGLGSAFIWATYWLLNVRDNRRLEEKMFWNFAFALIYAFPLAFSSGFSVLPVGIAGAVYVGLFEMGVTYLLWYRAIEGDVAFASNLAYLVPFLSLLFISTVLGERIEVSTLIGLALIVAGIILGKR, encoded by the coding sequence ATGTCGCGGAAGCACGCCGTCGGGGCGGTTCTGCTATGGTCAACGGTGGCCTCTGCCTTCAAGCTCTCCCTCCGCTACATGAGTCCGTTTCAGCTCCTCTTCTGGGCGTTTCTAACGTCTTTCCTGTTCTACGGTTTTTTGTACCGCAAAAATTTCCGGATTTCAAGGGAAAACCTCCGCTCGGCATACCTCGGCTTCGTCCTCCTGCTCTACTACTCCGTGCTGTTCTCGGCTTACGACCTTCTGCCGGCCCAGGAGGCGCAGGCCCTCAACTACACCTGGCCCCTCGTTCTGGTTCTCCTCTCGGTCCCCCTGCTCGATGAAAGGCTCACCGCAAGGACCCTCACGGGCCTTCTTCTCGGATTTTCCGGTGCGCTGATAGTTGCAACGAGGGGCAACGTCCTCTCGCTGGACTTCTCGAATCCCATAGGGGACGCCCTCGGCCTCGGGAGCGCCTTCATCTGGGCCACCTACTGGCTCCTCAACGTTAGAGACAACAGGAGGCTTGAGGAGAAGATGTTCTGGAACTTCGCCTTTGCACTCATCTACGCATTTCCGCTGGCATTCTCTTCGGGGTTCTCAGTTCTCCCAGTCGGTATCGCCGGGGCGGTCTACGTCGGACTGTTCGAGATGGGAGTTACCTACCTGCTCTGGTACAGGGCTATTGAGGGAGACGTTGCCTTCGCCTCGAACTTAGCCTACCTCGTTCCCTTCCTCAGCCTGCTGTTCATCTCAACGGTTCTCGGGGAGAGAATAGAGGTCTCGACACTCATCGGACTGGCACTCATAGTTGCGGGCATAATACTCGGAAAACGATAA